In Neovison vison isolate M4711 chromosome 11, ASM_NN_V1, whole genome shotgun sequence, one genomic interval encodes:
- the CABS1 gene encoding calcium-binding and spermatid-specific protein 1 encodes MVPFCPMAEDGLPKIYSHPPTESSKTTTEATIFFGADNTIPKSETTITSEGDHITSVNDYTLENDLSTTDNKLTSPKEKVKSEDDVESHIMKSSADLEKEITTMTGTTNSIANDSITENLILVKTGNLSPPGATVSLIDFSTNTAKEDILLDTTDLGNEEVSITSEVSGTLKEGTTSIADTPTLLVKKDEPDVNNYNSSVKYNVTSDEAIQITNSSTPEVELSPVTEKNFTIPDIIALTEEKITEIDLSLPVDDPSAVPKLTDSDEEKFITVFELTTTVERNKDNPEDILLTDEESMDEVNVWMEKDSTNEADNHQVLLTAVESRYDFVVPTSVATHLTENPSTMPKDLSENNTMESVTKDSEPLSETTPDSDTLNNEEDAFTNEMGVFKLLKEEPDEFLI; translated from the coding sequence ATGGTGCCATTTTGCCCCATGGCTGAAGATGGTTTGCCAAAAATTTATTCTCATCCTCCAACAGAAAGCAGTAAAACAACAACTGAAGCAACCATTTTCTTTGGGGCTGACAACACTATTCCTAAATCAGAAACAACCATTACTTCAGAAGGAGACCACATCACTTCAGTAAATGACTATACTCTAGAAAATGATCTTTCAACAACAGACAACAAGCTTACGTCtccaaaggaaaaagtaaaatcagaAGATGATGTTGAGTCCCATATTATGAAGTCATCAGCCgatctggagaaagaaattaCTACTATGACAGGCACGACAAACTCCATAGCTAATGACTCTATAACTGAAAATTTAATCCTAGTGAAAACTGGTAATCTTTCACCACCAGGTGCTACTGTTTCTTTAATAGATTTTTCCACCAACACGGCAAAAGAAGATATTCTCTTGGATACTACCGACTTAGGGAATGAAGAGGTCTCAATAACTTCTGAAGTCTCTGGCACATTAAAGGAAGGTACCACCAGCATTGCAGACACTCCTACCCTTCTAGTTAAGAAAGATGAACCTGATGTTAACAATTATAATTCCTCGGTTAAATACAATGTCACTTCTGATGAGGCCATCCAGATCACCAACTCATCTACCCCTGAGGTTGAACTCTCTCCTGTTACTGAAAAAAACTTCACTATTCCAGACATAATTGCgcttacagaagagaaaataactgaaattgaCTTAAGTCTTCCGGTGGATGACCCCAGTGCTGTGCCCAAACTAACAGACTCCGATGAGGAAAAGTTCATCACTGTGTTTGAACTCACTaccactgtggaaagaaacaaagataacCCAGAAGATATTCTGCTGACCGATGAAGAGTCTATGGATGAAGTCAATGTTTGGATGGAGAAAGATAGCACAAATGAAGCAGACAACCATCAGGTTTTGCTCACTGCTGTTGAATCCAGATATGACTTTGTAGTCCCGACATCTGTAGCTACACACCTCACAGAAAATCCATCTACTATGCCAAAAGATCTGTCTGAAAATAATACAATGGAATCTGTAACTAAGGACAGTGAGCCACTTTCAGAAACTACCCCTGATTCAGATACCCTAAACAATGAGGAAGATGCTTTTACAAATGAAATGGGTGTCTTTAAGCTACTGAAAGAAGAACCAGATGAGTTCCTGATTTGA